GCTCCGATTCGAGCTTACGGTTGTTCGTAATCATCTCGGCGATGTTGCCTTGCAGGAAGTCGAACGCGTTGCGTCCGGTTTTCGCTTCCTGCCCGAAGACGGTGAGCATCCGGTGGATCGGCGCGCTGTTGCGGTAGGCAAGCGCCAATCCGACCAACAGTCCGGCGAACAGGGCGATGCCCGTCACGGTCCACGTAATCGACTTGATTTTGTTCGCGTTCTCGAGCAGCGCCTCCCTCGGGATGCCCGCCTGGTACACCCAGCCGTTCTTCTCGGATCGGATCGTGATGACGAGATCGTCTTCGTAAAATTGGCTGATCCGGCCCGCGTCGAAACGCGAATCCGCCGCCATCGCCGCGACCGCCGACTCTTCGATGCCAGTCAAGCTGACGACGCCGCCTTGCTCGTCGCCGACGCGAACCCAGCCGCCGTACCTGTCGGTGATACCGGACAATAGACTCGCGATCGCGGCTTCGTCGATGACGACGACGACGACCGCGGGCGACGTGTCGTGGAAGCTGTCGAGCGGAAGCGATTGCATGTACGTAATGACGGACGTGCGCTGCGTGCCAGAGACGAATTCCTTCAGCGGGATCAGCTCGCTTCGGTGCGTCGCGTCGAGCACCTGCTCCCGCCATTCCTCGAACGGGAGATCGGCGTAATGATAGATCGCGTAGTAATGCTCCGGTCGGAAGTACGCGGAGCCCGGCGCTAATACGACGTTGTAGTTCTGAAGGTAAATGAAGAAATGCCGCAGGAAATCGTTCGTTTGGCCGACGGCGGTGACGTCGCGCATCATTTTCCAAATGCCGTAGACGTTGACGCTCTCTTGGGTCGCCCTCTCGTTGATCAGCACGGCGAGGTCCTGGTTGATCGCAAGCTGCCTGGTGAGCCCTTCTACCTCCGCCATCCGGCGTTCCAACAATTCTTTGCTTTTCTGCAGCTGCGTAACGCTGTTCTCGATCGACACCGACGTCGTGACGTTGATCGAGGTGCGGTAGGACATGTAGCCGGCGATGCTCGGAATGGCGAGAATGACTAAATAGGAGATAAGAAAATTGCGGAACACCTTCGTATGTCTGAACATGCACTTGCCCCCTCTTCCATTGTAAGCGCTGTCAGTCACTCGAATGGAATACCTCCTATTATAGCAGGATCCGCACACCGCCGAAATATTAAGAGCAACCTCGAGCGTACTAGATTCCGCCGAAGTTGCTCTCGTATGTTGTCGCGCTGCCGGCCTTCGCCGCCGCTTTAAGCTCATATTCGCGCTTAGAAGCGGAATTTTCCGCTTATCTCCCCGCTTTAAGCTCACATTCGCGCTTAGAAGCGGAATTTTCCGTCCATCTCCCCGCTTTAAGCTCGTATTCGCGCTTAGAAGCGGAATTTTCCGCCCATCTCCCCGCTTTAAGCTCGTATTCGCGCTTAGAAGCGGAATTTTCCGCTTATCTCCCCGCTTTAAGCTCACATTTGCGCTTAGAAGCGGAATTTTCCGCCTATGCGCCTGCCCCGTACAACCGACACGGCAGCGGCGCCGCCGGATGCGCTACGCCGGCATCGGCGTCAAGCCAGGCCCGAACCGGTACGTCCCCCCGGGCCGCAGCTCCAGCGGCAGCGTCTTCTCCCCGTACCGCACCGTCGTCCGCCCCGCCGTGCCGGCTCGCAGCGTCGCTTCCGCGAGCGCCCCGCCTTCCCAGACGAGGTCGACCTCGACGTCGCCCCGCGCGCGAAGGCCGGCGACCCGCCCCGACGGCCAACGGCTCGGCAGCGCCGGGAGCAGGTCGAGCTCGCCCGCATGGCTCTGCAGCAGCAGCTCGGCGATCGCCGCCGCGCCCCCGAAGTTGCCGTCGATGACGAAGATGTTCGTCTCCGCCCCGGCGATGCCCGCTTTGGAGAAGGTGAACAAATTATCGAAGCACAGCTTCCCGATTAAATCCGACAGCTGTCGATGCGCCGCGTCGCCGTCGCGCAGACGGGCGAAGCAGGCCGCGAACAGCGCGAGCGTAAACTCGACGTCCTCGAGCTCCGCGCGGCTCATGCGAAGCTCGAGCGTCTTCCGGGCGGCGGCCGCCAATGCCGGCGTGCCGAACGGCGTCACCTGATTGCCGGGGAACAAGCCGTAAAGATGCGACAGATGGCGATGATCCGGCTGCGCCTCGGCGTAATCCTCCAACCATTCCTGCAGCTGCCCTCGCGACCCGACGCGCAGCGGCGGCAGCGCCTGCACCGCTTCCCGCAGCCGTTGGAGCAACGCCGCGTCCACGCCCTGCCGTTCGGACGCCTCGATGCAAAACTCGAACAGCTCCCGCACGAGCATCTGATCCATCGTCGGCCCCATCGACAGCGCATGCGACCGCAACCGGTCGTCCCCGACGTAGAAGCTGTTCTCCGGCGAATTGGAAGGTCCGGTCACGAGCCAGCCGAACTCGGGATGGATCGTCATGGAATCGAGGAAGAACGCCGCCGCTTCCTTCAGCACCGGATACGCCGTTCGGGCGAGGAACGCGTCGTCGCGGCCGAACGCATACCGCTCCATTAGATGCGTCGCGAGCCACAAGCCGCCGGTGACGTTCAGCCCCCAAGACGTCTCCCACCCCGGCGACGCGAAGCCCCACGCGTTCGTGAAGACGTGCGCGACCCAGCCGTCGCTGTCGTAGAAGTGCCGCGCCGCCGTCCGCCCCGACGACGACGCGAGCCGCTCCACGAACCGCATCAGCGGCATATGGCACTCGCCCAGATGCCCGGTCTCGACCGGGTAATAGTTCATCTGCGTGTTGACGTCCAGATGATAGTCGCAGCTCCACTGCATCCGGTTCGCCTCGCCGTCGTTCCAGATGCCTTGCAGGTTCATCGGCAGCGGGGAATCGTCCCGGGAGCCGGAGATCGTCAAGTACCGAGCGTATTGATAGAACAAGACGTACAACGCGGCGTCCTCCGGTTCGCTTCCGATCCGCCGCACCCGCTCGTCGGTCGGCAGCGAGGAGCGGCCGTCCTCGCCGATCGACAGCGTCACTCTCGAAAATAACGTACGATAATCGCGTACATGATCCGCCCTAGCCTGCTCGTAGCCCTTGCCGATCGCCCGCGACAGCGCCGAGTCGCGCGCCCCGCGCCAGTCCTCGCCTTCGGCCGCGCCGTAGTCGGTCGCGACGGCGACGTAGACGACCGCTTCGTCCGCGTCGCTCACGATCAATCCGCCGCCTTCGTCCTCGCGAACGGTGCCGCCGCGAACCGCGAGCCGAACGGCGCCAGCGCTTCGCACCCCGCAGCGGCCGTCGCTGTGCATCGTCTCGAGCGCCTGCGCCTCGAAGCGAATCGTCCCGTCGCCCGCCGAGGCGCCCAAGACGCGGACGTAGTCGTCGCCCTCGATCCGCAGCGCGAACGACACGCCCCCGGGACGGTCGCACGCGAACCGCGCGGCAAGCACGCCGTCGACGTGCGACGCGAACGCCTCGCGCCGGAAGCGCGCGCCGCCGTTCGAGTAGGACGTCGAAACGACGGCGCGCTCGAGATCCAGTTCGCGCTCGAGCCCCTCGCCCGCCGGATCGAACGTTAGCGCCACGCGGCATAACGGCAAGTTCGTGCCGAAGTTGCGCTTCGCCGGCTGCAGCCTTGCGCGAGCCTCCGCCTCTCCGCGTTCGAAGTCGCCCGCGAAGAAATCGTCCTGCATCCGCCGGAGATCCGCCTTCGCATTCGAGGGCGGATCGAGCGGCTCCGGCCGCCCCGACCAGAAGGTCGTCTCCGTCAAGCACCACGTCTCGGCGCCGATCCCTCCGTACACGACCGCCCCCAATCGCCCGTTGCCGATCGGCAGCCCTTGCTGCCAGCCCGACGCCGGGCGGTCGTACCATATGCGTAAGCTGCTTGCCACAGCGCTCCCCCTTTTCACGAATATATAATATATCATGTATGATTTATACGATAGGTTCACTATAGCATCGCTTCCTAAAGCTGTAAAGACGCAGCAGACGTACGCGCTCGCAACGAAATAACCATTTCCTATATCTCCATCCTTTTAATGGATGTATTATACTTCATTGACATGATGTACCAGTTTTGATATGGTGGCGGAGAGAGACATTTCGCTTCCGTACAGCGAAGTGTCTTTCCTTCATTTTGCCGTCGTTTTACATTAAATGGCTATGGAAGGTGATGCTGTGTTTCCCGTCTTTATTCCGCCCCACGCGATATCGATCATCCTCGTAAAGGAGAGAACGACAAATCATGACCCATAGCTTATTATTAGAAGGGCCGCGTCTTCAGTTGTTAAATCAGCTCGTCTATTTCGAGGATCACCGGGCGCGCTTCTTGGACGAGCATTATCCGGAGCAAGGGCAAGCCAGAAGCCTCGTCGAGAAGACGCTGCGCATCTATGCCTCCGTGCTCGAAGACATTCTGGAAGGGGTCACCTTCCCCGACCTGCACGCGATCGCGTTGATCGGCAGCGAGATCGAAATCCGTTACCTGGACGACGGAAGCCGCGAAACCTACGCCCTCGTCCTGCCGCACGCCGCGGATCCGGACATCGGCCGGTTGTCCTTCCTGTCTCCGCTCGGCTTCCAATTGCTAATGGCTCGCAGGGGCGAAACCTATGAGCTGGATCTTCCCGCCGGCGTCGTTCGCGTGCGGATCGAGGGGGTTCGCTTTACCCAAGGAGGTGAAACCGCTTGATTCAAGTGAAAGAATTTCTAGACAGCGAGCATTCGCTCGCGGTAGACGAAGCGAATGCGTTCCTAGCGCAGCTGAAAGAAGAGGATATCGTCGAAGTGAAATACGGCTCGATCATTAAGAAATCCATCAACGGGACGGAAGGGCAGCGAAGCGCTATCCTGATCGTCTATCGGAAACCGAACTGAGGCCGAGATCGACGGCCCCCGACGCGAAAGAGAGCCCCGGAGGGCTCTCTTTTTCTTACCTTTTCATGAACGACAGCAGCTGAGCGATCAGCACTAACAAAATCGTCGCTGCAAAAAGAGGTTTATATAGAAGCGATGGAAGAATCAACAACAGCTTGAAGTGATGCAGCACGAGGATCGCGAAATTCAGAAGCAACAGCGCGAAGCTCAGTCCGTTCAGGAACGACGAGGCTCTCATCATGCGCTACCCGCCTTTTTCGAGATATGGGCCATACCGGTTCGGAACGACTCCCCGATTCCGCAACGGCGCTATAACGCGAAAGGCGGCATCCCTCCTCCACGGATATCGGCGCGCGCGAAAGGCGCATGCATCCCCGATCTTCATACTAGGCTCACCCTCCCGTGACGATGACGCGCGCTACGCCGCGCGAAGCGCTGTTCCTAGGATATGCGCCGCCGGCTCGGCACAATGTCTATTTCCGTTGGGGAAAAGGCGAAGCCGCCCCCGAATCGTCCGATGCGGACGTTCGGGAGCGGCCCCTAGCTCCGCGCTCAGTCTCGGCTCAGCCTCGACCAAGCGCGTTCGATGTCCCCGATCAGCACGTCGGGATCCTCCAAGCCGATATACAGCCTTGCGATCGACGGACTCTCGCCGCCTTGATTCCACCGGGCCGGCGCTTCGCCGACCGTGACCAAGCTTTCGTATCCGCCCCAGCTGACGCCGATGCGGAAGTATTCCAGGTCGTCCGCCCAGGCTTTCAGGGAAGCCACGGGATGCCGCGTCACGAAGGAGAACAAGCTGCCGTACCCTTGCAATTGCTTCTCCGCGAGCTCCCGTTGGGGATGCGCCGGAAGTCCCGGGTGGTTCACCCTCACGACGTCGTCTTTGCGCAGCAGATGCTCCGCCACCCGCAAGCCGCTCGCTTGATGCCGCTCCATCCGAAGCGGCAGCGTGCGGACGCCGCGCGTAATGAGCGAAGCGGTGTGGGCCGTCATGACGCTGCCGAGCAGCATGTAGCTCCGGTTGCTGATCGTCTCGACCAAGTCGCGCCGGCCGACGACGACGCCGCCTAAGCTGTCGCTATGTCCGGAGAAATATTTCGTAAGCGAATGAACGACCAGATCGATGCCCATCGAGATCGGTCGCTGGAAGACCGGCGTCGCCCAAGAGTTGTCGATGACGGTGAGCGCGCCGGCTTCTCGAGCGATGGCCGCGACCCCCTCCAAATCCTGGAGCTCGAACAGTCCGGACGTCGGACTCTCTAAATATATCGCCTTCGTGTTCGGTCGAATCGCCTGCCGGAAGGCGTCCAGCTCGGCGCCGTCGACGAACGTCACCTCGACTCGATACCTCGTCGAGAGGTCCGCGAGGAATTCCCGCGTCGGTCCGTACGCTTGGTCGACGCAGACGATATGATCTCCCGTCTGCAGCAGGGCATGCAGCGTGCCCGCGATCGCGCCCATGCCGGAGGCGAAGCAGCGGGCTTGCTCGCCGCCTTCGAGCTCGGCGATGCGCCGCTCCAAATACATGACCGTCGGATTATTCCCTCTCGAATACACATGCGCGGCGAGCACGTCCTTCATGGCGCAATCGAAGGAGGCGTGGTTCTCGAACGCGAACAAGCTGTTCTGGTATAGCGGCATCGTCACGGCGCCGTGATGGCGCGTGTCCACCGGATCGTGAGCGACTAATGTTTGCATATGACGTTCCGCGTCGCGATTGATCATGTATCTCCCCTACCCTTATCCGATCCCTCTGTCTCTAGCCTTTTTCGGCGCCTTGCGTTAACCCTTCTACGATGTATCTTTGCGCGAAAGCGAACAAAATCACGGTCGGGATCACGGACAATACCGTGCCGGCGGACATGGCGCCCCAATCCACGTCGAACTTCATAATGAACGAGTTCATCGCGACCGGCAGCGTCTTCATCGACTCGCTGTCGATGAACATGACCGCCGCGAACAGCTCGTTCCAGTTCTGCACGAAGGCGAAGATGAACGTGGAAGCGATGCCGGGCAGCATGACCGGCAGAATGACCCGATATAAGGAGCCGAGTCTGGAGCAGCCGTCGATCATCGCCGCCTCTTCCAGGCTCGAAGGAATGCGCTGGAAGAAGCCGCGGAGCATAATCGTCGAGAACGGGATCAAGCCGACGGTGTACAGAATGAGCAGCGAAAACCGCGTATTGATCAGATCGAGCTCCGCCAATAACAAGTAGAGCGGCGCCAGCGAAACGAAGCCCGGCAGCATCTGGGTCGAGAAGAACGCCATCATGATTTGTTTATGACCGCGGAACGTGAACCGAGCCATGACGTATGCGCTGAGAATCGAGATGGCGATGACGATGACCGCCGACAAGACCGAGACCAGCAAGCTGTTCCCGATGTATACGTGAAATTTCGATATTTTGAAAATATTGATGTAATTTTCCAACGTGAATTGCTGCGGCCAATAGTGCAACGGGAAGGAGAAAATATCCTTCTTCGGCTTCAGCGAGGTCATGACGATCCAATACAAAGGAAACACCATCAAGATGAGATGGAGCGATAAGTACAGCACTTTCAAACTAAGGAGAACGCGAGTCTTGGTCATCTTAGAAGTCCCCCACTTTCTCGGACTTCGTCACGAATAAATAGAAGACAGTATACAGCATAAGCATGGCGAGCATAATGACGCCGATCGCCGATGCGGAGCCGTAGTCGCCGCCCGAGAGAATCTTCTCCATCATGAGGGAGGATAAAATATGCGTCGAACCGGCGGGACCGCCGTTCGTAAGACCATAAATAAGCGACGGGTCGTTGAAGATCCAAATCGCCCGAAGCAGCGTCGTGGCAATGATCGTCGGCACGATGTACGGCAGCGTTACGCTGAAAAACTTGCGAATCGCGCCGGCGCCGTCCATGCCGGCGGCTTCGTACAATTCGGCGGGAACGGATTGCAGCGCCGCGAGCAGCATGATCGCGAAGAACGCGATGCCGTACCATACGTTCGCGACGATCACGGACACCATCGCCCAATTCGGGTCCGACAGAAAGCCGATCCGCTGCTCGATCAAGCCGGCGCGCATCAACAGATCGTTGACGACGCCCATCTGCGAGTTGAACATCCATTTCCAGATCAGACCGATCAGAAATCCGGACAACGCCCACGAATAGAAGACGAAGCCTTGATATACCCCGCGTCCGCGGAACCCTCTGCGCAGCACCAACGCCAGCGACAACCCGATCAGAAACTGCAGGGTGAGCGAAGAGACGACCCAGATCGCGCTGTTGCGCAGCGCATACAGAAACTTGGGGTCGTTGAAGGCATTCTCGAAATTTTGGAAGCCGATGAATCGGACGTTCGTCAGGTCGAACAGTACATAGTTTTGGAAAGCCATGACGACTCCGCGAAAGAACGGATAGAAGGTAAAGACGGCGAGAAGCAGCAACGCCGGCAACAGGCTGAACAAGATGAACGTTCTTTGTTTCGTCATGCAGAAATCACCGCCTGAACTATGAACGCGCGATGGGCAACGCAAGGTTACCCATCACAGGATCATATTAATATTTGTTATTTCACTGCTTCCTTCGCCTTCGTCCAGAAGTTGTCCCACTCCTTCAGCGTATCCTCGACCGTAGCTTGCCCGAGCAGCATTCTTTGCCCGGTTTCCATGTTGAGGGTACCCCACTGGCCGTTGGCCGGATAGTCGACCGTCGCCTTGAAGTTCAAGTACGTCTCCGGCAAGTTCGTCATCTCGATCAAGGTCTTGTACGGACCGGACTGGAAAAACTCGTCTTCGACGGCGGTGCTGTGAATCGGAATCGTGCCGTAGCCCTTCGAGAAGATCGTGTTTTGCTCCGGATTCGACAAGAAGGCGATCAGCTTCCACGCCTCTTCCTTGTGCTTGGAGTGAGACGCGAGGCTCCAGCCCGCGCCGCCGGCGGAGATAAGCGCTTTGCCCGCAGGACCGACCGGCATCATCGCCGAGCTCCACGTACCTTCTTCCATGTCGTTCTGCAGCGACGCGATAACGTCCGGGTCTTGCAGGAGGAATGCCGTGACGCCGGAGGTGAACGCCTGCACTTGCTCTTGGAAGCCCCAGTTCACGGAATCCGGCGGGGAAGCTTCCTTATACAGCTTCACGTACAACTCAATCGCGGCTTTCGCTTCCGGCGTCGAGAAGATCGTGGCGCCGCTCTTCAGGAAGTTAGGGTCCGTCAGGTCGACGTTGTCCGCGTTGTAGTCGCGGACCATCGTGTCCGGCACCGAGTTGGATCCAGGACCGCCGCGGAAAGAGAAGCCGTACCGGTTATTCGCCGGATCCGTCAACGCGACCGCCGCGTTCACGAGCTCTTCGTACGTCTTCGGCACTTCGATGCCTTTCTCTTTCAGCCAATCCGCCCGGTAGAACATCTGACGCTGGTACATCCCGTTCGAGATGAAGTACAGCTTCTCTTGCGTCGTGCCGACCGCACGAGCGACGGAGGTAACCGTCTCGAAGTCGCTCCACTTCGCGGCGTAATCGTCCAGCGGCTCCAAGTAGCCGTTGTTGACGAATTCCGCGACGTTCAAATCGCGCGATTCCAAGACGTCAAGCTCCTGCTTCGCCGCAAGCATCGTCCGGATTTTCGTGTCCGCTTGCTCGAACGGCGGAGAGATCAATTCGACCTTGATGTTCGGGTTTTCTTCTTCGAATTTGTCGATCATCGTATTCAGCATTGCCGTACGGTCCGGGTTCGTCAAGCTCTCGATCATGCGAAGCGTGACCGTCTCTCCGCCGCCGCTTCCGGAGCCGTTGGAACCTGTTCCGGTCGATTCGCCCCCGTTGCCGCAGGCCGCGATCAAACTCGCGACGGCGACGGTAGATACCGCGACTTGCATTGACTTCTTGATCTTAAGCGCTTTCATACATAATCCCCCTTTGTAAAAGTGACAAGTTCGGTATCACACTATCAACCTGTATGATAGGTTAATCATAGAAGGGGAAGAAACATTTTGTCAATACGAATGTCAGCTATTTTTACAATGATTTAATAATTCCGAATGTTGCCTTCGATTAAATCCATCATCTTGTTGAATTCCGTCAATGCGTGGTTCACGTCGCGCTTCGCGATCCCCTCGAACAGCGTGTGATGGAAGATGTAGGTGTCGTCGAACAACCGTTTCTCGCCGAGCGGCTCGACGAAAAATTTCTCGTACAGCTCGGAGATCGATTCGAAAACGCTGTGCAGCAGCGGATTGGAGGCGGCTTTGTAGATGTACTGGTGGAACGCGTAATCGATCTCGGAGGTGTCCAAATTCCGCCGTTTCCGATCGTCGTAAACTTTCAGACACTCCCGCATCTCCTCGATCGTCTCCGCATCGATTCGCCGGGCCGCCAGCTCCACCGCCTTCCCTTCCAGCGCTCTGCGAACGTCCAGAATGTGCAGCAGAAACTTCTTCTCGCTCTCGACCTTCACCTTCCCCGCGTACCGGAACGAGCCGGCCTCGGTCGCGTCCTTGACGAAGATGCCCTTGCCGTTCTCCACCTTGATGATGTCGATCGCTTCCAAGTAACGCAGCCCTTCGCGCAGCGAAGACCGGCCGACGCCCAGCAGCTTCGTCAGCTCCTCGACGGACGGCAGCTTGTCCCCTTCGCGCAGCTCGTGCTCTTCGATGTACTTCTGAATTTCCTCCGCGACCAGCTCATGCATATGGCGCTTCTTCACTTTGCGCAATTCGTATCCCCTCCCTTCTGACTCGCGAGTCGATTTGAGGGAATGGTATTAAAAATCACGCGCCTTGTCAACAACGAAAAAACGGACAACGCGGTCCCGCCCTTGCGACGGGACCGCGTTCGCTCCTAAAGCCGTCTACTCGATCCAACGCATCCGCAGCCAGCGCGGACGGTAGATCGTTCCGTCGACGTAATGCTGATTGCTGTCCGTCGCGTTCACGTTGTAGCTGATCAGCAGCTCTCCTACGTCGGACAGATGCGGGTGCGCCTTCGCGTTATACGTGTTCGTGAGCGGATTCATGCCCGGCTCGGGCGCGTAATAGAAGGCGACCGGCGCTTGGAACGGCCCTGTCGGACTGTCGGCGACGCTGTATTCCAACGTGTTGCTGAGCGAGTCCTTCTCATAGACGAGCACGTATTTGCCGTCCAACGGACCGCCCGCCATGCGCGTGACGCTAAGCTCCGGCGAGACGTTGACGCCGGGCAGCAGCAGGGCGCTGTCTTCGATGTGGCGCGACCACCCTTTTTCCGAACCGCCCCAAAACCGCCATTCGTTAAACGACTCGAACTTCTCCTCCGGCACCCGCGCGACGACCAAGTTCCGTTCGAACGCGTGATCCCGGTAACCGTACACATAGATGTACCCGTCCGGATCCGACGCGCCGGAAGCCGCCGTGTTCGGCATGACGCCCGCGCCGTACGTGAACTTCAGCGGCCATTGCCAGCCGGGCACGCCCGGCGCGTAATCGACGACCGTCTCGTAATACAGCGGCGTATCGGATTGCGTAATGCCGGTCAACGCCGGCCCGCCGACGTTCGGCAGCTTCGCCATCGCTACGCCGACGACCTTGAACTGCCAGCCCGGAGGCTGCGTCGGATCCGGCGCCATGTTGAGCGGGAACGCGTAGAAGCTGTCCCCGAGCGAGAGCCCGTCTTGCAGCCAGTACCAGTTGCCGGCGGGCGCCGACGAAGATGCGCTGTCGGCTTCCGCTTCGACGAATCGAAGCAACTCCCCATCAGCCGTATAGAAGCGTACCTGACTGAGTCCGAACGCCGCTTCGCCGCCGGTCGCGCCGCCCCAATTGCCGTCGCCGGGCGCCGCGTTCGGCACGATCTTCACGTATCGCGCGGCCGCGCCTCCGAAGTCGACGACGCCGCCCCCCGTCAAGTTCGTCGCGGGGAGCTTCGGCGAGCCGTCCGCCTTGGCGAATTGGAACGGATAGCCATCCGTCTGCAGCTCCGTATACGCGACGTCGTCCGTCGAATAGTAGATCTTCACGTTCTTCATACCGCGGTCGACGTACGGCACGTTCGGCTGCGCCGGGTCGTATTGATTATAGTTCCAGATCGGCATCCGACCGAGCGCATACGTTGCGCCCAGATCGAACTTGATCCAATGCTCGCCGCCGTCCGCCGCGGACAACCACATCGTATGGCCGTCCTTCTGATTGTCGTGCGCGTCCGTCGGCATCGGCGGCGTTACCGCCGTCGGCGCGTTCGGCAGCGCGGGCGGCGACATGCCGAACGCGTTGTTCGCGACGTTGGCCGCGACCGTCCCGACGTAAGCGTAAGGCGTATCCGGTTCGAAAATGCTGGAGAAATCCTGCCCCGTCCCGTCCGAGCCCCAGAGAAACCGGGCGTTCCGCGGGTCCGGCACGCTGCCTTCCAGCGTCGCGAGCGTATTGTTGTAGAAGCCCTGCAGGTCGCGCGCCTTCGTTACCGGATCGACGGAGCCCGTGAACGTGTCGCTGAACAGAAACAGCGTATCCGTCCGGTCCGACGCCCCTTGCGCATCCACCCCGTTATAGGCGATCGAGAAAATGCCGTCCGACCCCGTCCACCCCTCGGTCCGGGCAAACAGCGACGTCCACTCCGGCGCGGACTCCACGATCATCCCCGGCGCGCTGTAAAACCGCGCTTCGGCAAGTCCGAACGCGTCCCCGCCGCCCCAGTTGCCCGGCGCCTCCGCATCCGACGCGGGATTCGGCTCGATCCTTACGTAACGCGCGCTCGCGCCGCCGAGGTCGACGGGGCTTCCGTTCGTCAAGTTCGACGCCGCCTCCCGCGCGCCGCCCGATGCGCGAGCGAACTCAAGCGGCGCTCCGCCATTCGCATAGGTCCAAGCGATGCCGTCGAGCGAATGCTTCACCTTCGCCCAACGAATGCCCCGATCCGCGCTATCCGTAGCGTTGTAGTTCCAGACATGCAGCTCCCCGACCGGGAACGTGCCGCCGAGATCGAATTCGATCCAATTCGCCGCTCCCGGGGCGTCCGCCGTCGACCACATGGCAGCGCCTTCGTTGCCGTGCGTATCCGCGCGGCTTCCGACGCCGGACATGCCGTAGTTGTTGACCGCGTTCTCCGCGAGCGCGTCCGGCCTTTCGCTGCCGGCTTTCGCGCGCGCGACGGCGATGGAGTCGCCGGCTTCGTCCACGACATTGGCATGGCGATACAGCCTTACCTCGGCGACGCCGTAATGCTTGTCCTTGTCATTACCCGTGCCCCAGTTGCCGCTTGCGGCGTGCGAGTCGGGCACGATTTTGACGTATCGGGCGGGCGCGCCGGCGAAATCGACCGGGTTCGTCAGATTGGAGGCTCGCTCGTTCGGGGAGCCGGTCGCCTTTTCCAGCTTGTGTTTCTTCCCCGGGCCGCCCGCCGAGCTCCACCGGACGCCGTCGACCGAATACAGAACCTCCGCGTGCTTGACGCCCCACTCGGCTCCGCCCGGCTCGTTATAGTTCCAAATGAGCATCCGCCCGAGCGGCGCGACCGCGCCAAGATCGAGCTGCAGCCAATTGTCGGCGCCGGGGTACGCGTCCGTCCGCCACATCGTGCCGCTCTCTCCGCCGTGCAGCTCCAGCGGGCCGAAGAAGCCGGACATGCCCGAGTTGTTCGTCGCGTTCGCGGCTTCGAAGCCCGGCGCCTCGCTCCCGGCCGTCGTCGCGACCGGCTTCAGCAACAGCTGCTCGCCGTATAGGACGCCCTCGTTGGCGCCA
The sequence above is drawn from the Paenibacillus antri genome and encodes:
- a CDS encoding trans-sulfuration enzyme family protein, which gives rise to MINRDAERHMQTLVAHDPVDTRHHGAVTMPLYQNSLFAFENHASFDCAMKDVLAAHVYSRGNNPTVMYLERRIAELEGGEQARCFASGMGAIAGTLHALLQTGDHIVCVDQAYGPTREFLADLSTRYRVEVTFVDGAELDAFRQAIRPNTKAIYLESPTSGLFELQDLEGVAAIAREAGALTVIDNSWATPVFQRPISMGIDLVVHSLTKYFSGHSDSLGGVVVGRRDLVETISNRSYMLLGSVMTAHTASLITRGVRTLPLRMERHQASGLRVAEHLLRKDDVVRVNHPGLPAHPQRELAEKQLQGYGSLFSFVTRHPVASLKAWADDLEYFRIGVSWGGYESLVTVGEAPARWNQGGESPSIARLYIGLEDPDVLIGDIERAWSRLSRD
- a CDS encoding sporulation protein Cse60; the encoded protein is MKEFLDSEHSLAVDEANAFLAQLKEEDIVEVKYGSIIKKSINGTEGQRSAILIVYRKPN
- a CDS encoding GreA/GreB family elongation factor, whose translation is MTHSLLLEGPRLQLLNQLVYFEDHRARFLDEHYPEQGQARSLVEKTLRIYASVLEDILEGVTFPDLHAIALIGSEIEIRYLDDGSRETYALVLPHAADPDIGRLSFLSPLGFQLLMARRGETYELDLPAGVVRVRIEGVRFTQGGETA
- a CDS encoding carbohydrate ABC transporter permease, translating into MTKQRTFILFSLLPALLLLAVFTFYPFFRGVVMAFQNYVLFDLTNVRFIGFQNFENAFNDPKFLYALRNSAIWVVSSLTLQFLIGLSLALVLRRGFRGRGVYQGFVFYSWALSGFLIGLIWKWMFNSQMGVVNDLLMRAGLIEQRIGFLSDPNWAMVSVIVANVWYGIAFFAIMLLAALQSVPAELYEAAGMDGAGAIRKFFSVTLPYIVPTIIATTLLRAIWIFNDPSLIYGLTNGGPAGSTHILSSLMMEKILSGGDYGSASAIGVIMLAMLMLYTVFYLFVTKSEKVGDF
- a CDS encoding glycoside hydrolase family 95 protein, with amino-acid sequence MASSLRIWYDRPASGWQQGLPIGNGRLGAVVYGGIGAETWCLTETTFWSGRPEPLDPPSNAKADLRRMQDDFFAGDFERGEAEARARLQPAKRNFGTNLPLCRVALTFDPAGEGLERELDLERAVVSTSYSNGGARFRREAFASHVDGVLAARFACDRPGGVSFALRIEGDDYVRVLGASAGDGTIRFEAQALETMHSDGRCGVRSAGAVRLAVRGGTVREDEGGGLIVSDADEAVVYVAVATDYGAAEGEDWRGARDSALSRAIGKGYEQARADHVRDYRTLFSRVTLSIGEDGRSSLPTDERVRRIGSEPEDAALYVLFYQYARYLTISGSRDDSPLPMNLQGIWNDGEANRMQWSCDYHLDVNTQMNYYPVETGHLGECHMPLMRFVERLASSSGRTAARHFYDSDGWVAHVFTNAWGFASPGWETSWGLNVTGGLWLATHLMERYAFGRDDAFLARTAYPVLKEAAAFFLDSMTIHPEFGWLVTGPSNSPENSFYVGDDRLRSHALSMGPTMDQMLVRELFEFCIEASERQGVDAALLQRLREAVQALPPLRVGSRGQLQEWLEDYAEAQPDHRHLSHLYGLFPGNQVTPFGTPALAAAARKTLELRMSRAELEDVEFTLALFAACFARLRDGDAAHRQLSDLIGKLCFDNLFTFSKAGIAGAETNIFVIDGNFGGAAAIAELLLQSHAGELDLLPALPSRWPSGRVAGLRARGDVEVDLVWEGGALAEATLRAGTAGRTTVRYGEKTLPLELRPGGTYRFGPGLTPMPA
- a CDS encoding carbohydrate ABC transporter permease → MTKTRVLLSLKVLYLSLHLILMVFPLYWIVMTSLKPKKDIFSFPLHYWPQQFTLENYINIFKISKFHVYIGNSLLVSVLSAVIVIAISILSAYVMARFTFRGHKQIMMAFFSTQMLPGFVSLAPLYLLLAELDLINTRFSLLILYTVGLIPFSTIMLRGFFQRIPSSLEEAAMIDGCSRLGSLYRVILPVMLPGIASTFIFAFVQNWNELFAAVMFIDSESMKTLPVAMNSFIMKFDVDWGAMSAGTVLSVIPTVILFAFAQRYIVEGLTQGAEKG